From the genome of Spirosomataceae bacterium TFI 002, one region includes:
- a CDS encoding Two component regulator propeller: MHNFITATIETWKYPIQVIKRLKFNLSLVLIAVFIFIALNTKAQEYSVEYKLYSQTDGLSSNVTNSAVEDKNGIIWIGTQKGITRFDGQYLKAFNKHAFNKIFSLGYFHFKNKCKQL, translated from the coding sequence ATGCATAACTTTATTACAGCCACTATCGAAACTTGGAAATATCCCATTCAAGTTATTAAAAGGTTAAAATTTAACCTCAGTCTGGTATTAATTGCAGTTTTTATATTTATCGCTCTAAATACCAAAGCCCAAGAATATAGCGTCGAATATAAATTGTACTCACAAACAGATGGACTCTCTTCCAATGTTACCAATTCCGCAGTAGAAGACAAAAATGGAATTATATGGATAGGTACACAAAAGGGAATTACCCGTTTTGATGGACAATATTTAAAAGCATTTAATAAGCATGCTTTCAATAAGATATTTTCATTAGGCTACTTTCATTTTAAAAATAAGTGTAAGCAGCTATGA
- a CDS encoding Signal transduction histidine kinase — MITKISLFVFIFLLNFPVFGQIETELIDQGYVYAVLPTEEGRVYYLSRVEKTIFKNERITASLNYFDGYNTYSLVNLPGTFVSSSQFSILPFEKNKLLIFHPERSSDGMSDLYIYDFVTNSLSELGNKSIEISAIHLTMEGLFSISNSNGKKTRFYEYTDGEQRLLFEKIGPYTNIAQFNGLIYTFKNKNGLEVFDLKGNKIKEVTKDNIETEAFLYESPNISFSQKEIVDGKLVLNFKDIIPSVQVLNSETGNFEAYKDFVGENYGVWFSDKKGNSVLLKSVGENKCGNDLIFYNKSERGECVNHELPNYPMALASLDFEKNIWLGFEGGLYKVSFNKNYVKTLLKGASLRAVYPLNDKELLIGSESDGLFLINRQTGEARPFLDREEDFFIGNRGFFKDKKNNFWINSINGFSIYSNGFKTRENITTERLQYAFQMGNGNIIGGSYDHSLVSINPISHSQKTTPTYPEFGDFHGHIPLKDKNKSLILGTGGVLLYNELEGSISIVDTSLGQIISGYKDSESIFWLGFENGKLSRNKWDGKELLEIESFKFPSTIATITPAKDGRLWLGTFDGIAVFNPATKNFNFLDNSIISHYESNRFSAYYDEAFDKMYIGTVDGLNIIETSKFENQDSEFRVFTANITHAQKDKNIAKEIKGYLEDEVNLEIPAEQRYLRLRFSASTAINNKNLTYFYRINNGSWIDNGKQNELSFPFLESGQHLIEVYAKSSDNVRSTNTLKVNIDVDSFYYQKWWFRLSLLLMSISTAYFWYRRIKNENKRLENTVAERTDELKKDKEIIEQQAERLLELDKTKSKFFANVSHELRTPITLIKGPIQSVLKNKNLDKQTFNLLSTAERNTANLLGLVNEILDLTKLEASKLTLDEKATNLYAFLSRTIFNFQSVADVQNIAYSFDYQLDKSIHIQLDEAKLEKVLNNLLSNALKFTPENGRIEVKVSENSSGIKIAVKDSGRGISPEDIPHVFNRFYQSKNNSKAEGGLGIGLALSMEFVQLMHGKLWVESSTEGKDKGSTFYVEIPKKEVAVPAIDSQPVVWSNTVITDKNIASTPHKHTILLVEDNEDLRAYVSFLLRPFYTIIPARNGQEGLEKLAKNNCQLILSDVMMPIMDGFEFLDTVKSMAIYRNIPFIMLTARAELKDRLKALRIGVDDYMLKPFDETELLVRIKNLLTNYESRLNYFSKSQASEQAELLSIPEQDKLWLQHLEMLVLRDINNSIFSVDYLVQILDTNRNTFYSKVKTLTGLSPNKYVQLIRLQKAKDLLENSTLSVKEITEKVGFKTPDYFTRLFKNEYGKLPSDYLR; from the coding sequence ATGATTACTAAAATTTCACTTTTCGTTTTTATCTTTTTATTGAATTTCCCAGTTTTTGGGCAAATAGAAACAGAACTAATAGATCAAGGCTATGTATATGCAGTTCTTCCTACAGAAGAAGGTAGAGTTTACTACCTAAGTCGCGTAGAAAAAACGATTTTTAAAAATGAAAGAATAACAGCTTCATTAAACTATTTTGATGGTTACAATACGTATTCTTTGGTAAACTTACCAGGCACATTTGTATCATCTTCGCAATTTTCAATACTCCCTTTCGAAAAGAATAAATTGCTAATTTTTCATCCCGAACGTAGTTCAGATGGAATGAGCGACTTATATATCTACGATTTTGTAACCAATTCTCTTTCAGAATTAGGAAATAAAAGCATAGAAATTAGTGCTATCCATTTAACAATGGAGGGTTTGTTTTCAATCAGCAATTCAAATGGTAAGAAAACTAGATTTTATGAATATACTGACGGTGAGCAACGCTTGCTTTTTGAAAAGATAGGCCCTTATACAAACATTGCTCAGTTCAATGGCCTGATTTATACTTTCAAAAACAAAAATGGGTTGGAAGTCTTTGATTTGAAAGGAAACAAAATCAAAGAAGTTACCAAAGACAATATTGAAACGGAGGCTTTTCTTTATGAAAGTCCAAATATATCTTTTAGTCAAAAGGAAATTGTTGACGGAAAATTAGTGCTGAATTTTAAAGATATAATACCATCTGTACAGGTTTTAAATAGTGAAACAGGCAATTTTGAAGCATATAAAGATTTTGTTGGCGAAAACTACGGCGTTTGGTTCTCAGACAAAAAAGGTAATTCCGTTTTACTGAAATCAGTGGGAGAAAACAAATGTGGTAACGACCTGATTTTTTATAACAAATCAGAAAGGGGCGAGTGTGTGAATCATGAGCTACCCAATTATCCAATGGCTTTGGCTTCGCTGGACTTTGAAAAAAATATCTGGTTAGGTTTTGAAGGAGGACTTTATAAAGTCAGTTTTAATAAAAACTATGTCAAGACTTTACTCAAAGGTGCTAGCCTAAGGGCGGTTTACCCATTAAATGACAAAGAACTTTTAATTGGCTCGGAATCTGACGGACTTTTTCTAATTAATAGGCAAACCGGTGAAGCAAGGCCATTTCTAGACCGAGAAGAAGATTTTTTCATAGGAAATAGAGGTTTTTTTAAGGATAAAAAAAATAACTTTTGGATTAATTCCATCAATGGATTCTCTATTTATTCTAATGGATTTAAAACCAGAGAAAATATAACAACAGAAAGATTACAGTACGCATTTCAAATGGGAAATGGAAATATCATTGGCGGTAGTTACGATCATAGCTTAGTCAGCATTAATCCAATAAGTCACTCGCAGAAAACAACTCCGACTTACCCCGAATTTGGTGATTTCCATGGTCACATACCTCTAAAAGATAAAAACAAATCCTTGATTTTAGGAACAGGAGGTGTGTTGCTTTACAACGAACTTGAAGGTTCAATTTCAATCGTAGATACATCTCTGGGGCAAATCATATCAGGGTATAAAGATAGTGAAAGCATATTTTGGCTAGGATTTGAAAATGGAAAATTAAGCCGAAATAAATGGGATGGAAAAGAGCTTTTAGAAATTGAATCCTTTAAATTTCCAAGTACCATTGCAACCATCACCCCTGCTAAAGATGGCCGTCTTTGGCTTGGTACTTTTGACGGCATCGCAGTTTTCAATCCAGCCACGAAAAACTTTAATTTTCTTGACAATTCCATCATTAGTCACTATGAAAGTAACCGCTTTTCTGCTTATTATGATGAAGCTTTTGATAAAATGTATATTGGAACAGTAGATGGTCTAAATATTATTGAAACTAGTAAATTTGAAAATCAAGATTCAGAATTTCGGGTATTCACTGCAAATATTACGCATGCCCAAAAAGACAAAAATATTGCAAAAGAAATCAAAGGATATTTAGAGGATGAGGTAAATCTAGAAATACCAGCCGAACAGCGATATCTCAGACTTCGTTTTTCAGCTAGTACGGCAATAAATAACAAGAATCTAACTTATTTTTATAGAATAAATAATGGCTCTTGGATAGACAACGGAAAGCAAAATGAGCTTTCTTTTCCATTTCTAGAGTCTGGACAGCACTTGATTGAAGTATACGCAAAAAGTTCTGATAATGTCCGAAGCACCAATACCCTAAAAGTTAACATTGACGTTGATTCTTTTTACTATCAAAAATGGTGGTTTCGTTTAAGCTTATTACTAATGAGTATTAGCACAGCGTATTTTTGGTATAGAAGAATAAAAAATGAAAATAAAAGACTAGAAAACACTGTAGCAGAGCGTACTGATGAACTAAAAAAAGACAAAGAAATCATCGAACAACAAGCCGAGCGACTATTGGAACTGGACAAAACCAAATCCAAATTCTTTGCCAATGTATCGCATGAACTCCGGACGCCAATCACCTTGATAAAAGGGCCGATTCAATCGGTTTTGAAAAACAAAAATCTTGATAAGCAAACGTTCAATTTACTTAGTACCGCAGAGCGAAATACGGCCAACTTACTAGGATTGGTCAATGAAATTTTAGACTTGACAAAACTAGAAGCCAGCAAGCTCACTTTGGATGAAAAAGCTACTAATTTATATGCTTTTCTGAGCAGAACTATTTTCAATTTCCAATCTGTTGCCGATGTTCAAAATATTGCATACTCCTTTGATTATCAATTAGATAAATCCATTCATATTCAGCTGGATGAAGCGAAATTGGAGAAAGTACTAAACAATTTACTATCAAACGCCTTAAAATTCACTCCAGAAAATGGTAGAATTGAGGTCAAGGTTTCCGAAAATTCTTCTGGAATTAAAATTGCCGTAAAAGACAGTGGCAGAGGAATTTCGCCAGAAGATATTCCGCATGTTTTCAATCGCTTTTACCAATCTAAAAATAATAGCAAAGCAGAAGGTGGTTTGGGAATTGGGCTGGCATTATCTATGGAGTTTGTGCAGCTCATGCACGGAAAACTATGGGTAGAAAGCAGCACCGAAGGAAAGGACAAAGGCTCTACTTTTTATGTGGAAATACCGAAAAAAGAAGTGGCCGTTCCTGCTATCGATAGCCAACCTGTGGTATGGAGTAACACTGTAATTACTGATAAAAACATAGCATCTACCCCTCACAAGCATACCATACTACTGGTAGAAGACAACGAAGACTTACGAGCTTACGTATCCTTTTTGCTAAGGCCTTTTTACACCATTATTCCTGCCAGAAATGGTCAAGAAGGCCTGGAAAAGTTAGCTAAGAATAATTGCCAGCTTATCTTGAGTGATGTTATGATGCCTATCATGGATGGTTTTGAGTTTTTAGATACCGTAAAATCCATGGCCATTTATAGAAATATACCGTTTATTATGCTCACCGCTCGGGCTGAGTTAAAAGACAGGCTCAAGGCCTTGCGGATAGGCGTAGATGATTACATGCTAAAACCTTTCGACGAGACCGAACTACTCGTCAGGATTAAGAACCTGCTCACCAATTACGAAAGCCGCCTCAACTATTTTTCTAAAAGTCAAGCCAGCGAACAAGCCGAGCTACTGAGCATTCCTGAGCAAGATAAATTGTGGCTACAGCATTTAGAAATGCTGGTATTGCGGGATATCAATAATTCAATTTTCAGTGTCGATTATTTGGTTCAAATTTTAGACACGAATCGTAATACATTTTACAGTAAAGTAAAGACATTGACGGGTCTATCACCCAATAAATACGTTCAGCTAATTCGTTTACAGAAAGCCAAAGATTTGCTGGAAAACAGCACCCTATCTGTAAAAGAAATTACGGAAAAAGTAGGCTTCAAAACCCCTGATTATTTCACCCGCCTCTTCAAAAATGAATACGGCAAGCTTCCTTCTGACTATTTGAGGTAA
- a CDS encoding 6-phosphogluconolactonase, cycloisomerase 2 family produces the protein MKKKLLNTITLFIFSLSILLHTDAFSQTPLPTATFESSYITHAFREIIKDRTGTGGINNLEGATGVSVSPDGKNIYVVSYFDDALTVFDRDLLTGGLSFKEDFQDGNGGVNNIARATGVSVSPDGKNVYVVSFVDAALTVFDRDVLTGGLMFKEDFIDGNAGVNNLDDASGVSVSPDGKQVYVVSQLDDALTVFDRDVLTGGLTFKEDFIDGNGLVHNLDGATGVSVSPDGKQVYVVSILDDALTVFDRDAATGRLTFKEDFKDGNAGVINLDGAAGVSVSLDGKQVYVVSEVDGALTVFDRDVSTGGLTFKQDIKDGNPLVNNLRGATYVSVSPDGKNVYVVSRLDDALTVFDRDAVTGDLTFKQDFNGENNLAGARGVSVSPDNKQVYVVGRFGNALTVFDRQAPPIAFATATNATCEAGTSTAGDDGKITIYNFVTGDRFQYSTGTTFNAATASAIMDIPTDGIIVNDLPNATQSYTVRISNTNGCSIDRVVYLFESSCCINHAFLEDFKDGTRGVNNLNGATGVAVSPDGKQVYVVSSSDHALTVFDRDAGTGLLSFKQDFKDGTGEVNNLNAAVGVSVSPDGKNVYVVSFFDDALTVFDRDLVTGGLMFKEDFKDGIGEVKNLDGAQGVAVSPDGKQVYVVSGLDDALTVFNRNVLTGELSFKQDFKDNTRGANNLDGAFGVSVSPDGKQVYVVAQTDDALTIFDRDAVTGDLSFKQDFKDEVDGVNNLEGARGVSVSPDGKQVYVVSANDDALTVFDRDAGSGELSFKEDFIDGTDGVNNLNGAVVVSVSQDGKRVYLVSFIDGALTVFERNAGTGDLTFKEDFKDGIGEVKNLDGAQGVAVSPDGKNVYVVSFGDDALTVFDRQAPPIAFATTTNASCEAGTSTANDDGKITIYNFSAGDRFQYSTGTTFNAATASAIMDIPTDGVIVNDLPNETQSYTVRISNANVCSIDRVVYLFESNCCINHAFQEDFIDGTGGVNNLDGATGVAVSPDGKNVYVASVNDDALTVFDRNVLTGGLSFKQDFKDGTGEVNNLNGARGLAVSPDGKQVYVVSSIDASLTVFDRDGLTGALSFKQDFKDAVGRVNNLRGAGGVAVSPDGKQVYVVSYTDDALTVFDRDVLTGDLRFKEDFIDETRGANNLNGAIGVSVSPDGKQVYVVSELDHALTVFDRNVLTGGLSFKQDFKDGSGEVNNLNGAGSVVVSPDGKQVYVVSVNDDALTVFDRDVGTGVLTFKEDFIDGIGEVKNLNGLRSVAVSQDGKQVYVVSANDASLTVFERDAGTGDLTFKEDFKDGTGDVNNLNSARGVVVSPDGKNVYVVSLVDDALTVFDRQASANAGTPTNIAVCDNVTTAINLFEQLAGEDAGGTWSRKSGTGGTFVAETGMFTPEKGASTSTFSYTVSGCPDATADVVVTVNPSSFTSGTAVNPTTCGGTDGSITFTTALADGTYSLSFTTTGTTSPQDVTVSSGAFTLNGLSAGAYSNFSITYAGCAGTDLSNQVLSDPPTPVVSASFVSPFCQGSSLELTSSVSGTTATAVYDWSGPGGFSSSDPNPVVTSPIDGIYTLTVTAAGCTSSAVTPSISPIPPFSLTNRIPSAFNDIYGCENALTVIGLDIENADEYTYQWQQSTRGAFADLSESSPYSQVTNDTLEINPTSLSMDGYQYRALISNGCETVISDTFNLKVGATPMIMLQPVSQIVCPTSEAILEVDVNGAGVSFQWQIDNGSGFVNVSGSEYFGANSKKLIISNFDYGKSGKAFRCLVFTSCFQIPSDPATITINTDVTILAQPMSQTVCEFGTAIFTAQAVKLSAGTLTYQWQRKSGIGVWTNINTGGRYTVNGNQLSIANAPASWDGAEFRCLMNDYCQTIPKTLNVIPVAHVTQNPVNQEICVGNNAGFSITAAGEGLTYRWQVNSGSGFVNLTDGGIYQGATSANLSLSFPSVTVNNYQYRCVVSGTSTCDLVADTSAVASISVGVSAEAQTVFYNSPISNDDGVTQAVGYILGINDILAPNGKAEFRAGNSIQLMPGFEAQAGAVFTAKIQNPCQVVSTSFDVGGSKIPKEKVK, from the coding sequence ATGAAAAAAAAACTACTAAACACAATCACCCTTTTTATTTTTTCCCTAAGCATATTATTGCATACGGATGCTTTTTCTCAAACACCGTTGCCTACTGCAACATTTGAAAGCTCTTACATTACCCATGCGTTCCGAGAAATAATCAAAGATAGGACCGGGACTGGCGGAATAAATAACCTCGAAGGTGCAACAGGCGTGTCGGTCAGTCCAGACGGAAAAAATATTTATGTAGTTAGCTATTTTGACGACGCCTTGACAGTTTTCGACCGAGATCTGCTTACTGGCGGGCTAAGTTTCAAAGAAGACTTTCAAGATGGGAATGGCGGGGTGAATAACATCGCACGTGCAACAGGCGTGTCGGTAAGTCCCGACGGAAAAAATGTTTATGTAGTTAGTTTTGTTGACGCTGCCTTGACGGTTTTTGACCGAGATGTGCTAACCGGCGGACTAATGTTTAAAGAAGACTTTATAGATGGGAATGCCGGGGTAAATAATTTGGATGATGCTTCAGGCGTGTCGGTAAGTCCCGACGGAAAACAGGTGTACGTGGTTAGTCAACTTGACGATGCCTTGACGGTTTTTGACCGAGATGTGCTAACAGGAGGACTAACGTTTAAGGAAGACTTTATAGATGGGAATGGCTTGGTACATAACCTCGATGGTGCAACAGGAGTATCAGTCAGTCCCGACGGAAAACAGGTGTATGTAGTTAGTATTCTGGACGATGCCTTGACGGTTTTTGACCGGGATGCAGCTACGGGCAGACTAACTTTTAAAGAAGATTTTAAAGATGGGAATGCTGGGGTTATTAACCTCGATGGTGCTGCTGGCGTGTCGGTTAGTCTAGACGGAAAACAAGTGTATGTGGTTAGTGAAGTTGATGGTGCCTTGACGGTTTTTGACCGAGATGTGTCAACCGGCGGGCTAACGTTTAAACAAGACATCAAAGATGGGAATCCCTTAGTAAATAACTTGAGAGGTGCTACTTACGTGTCGGTCAGTCCAGATGGGAAAAATGTATATGTGGTTAGTCGGCTTGACGATGCCTTGACGGTTTTTGACCGAGATGCAGTTACCGGAGACCTAACTTTTAAACAAGATTTCAACGGGGAGAATAACCTGGCTGGTGCAAGGGGCGTTTCGGTCAGTCCCGATAACAAACAGGTGTATGTGGTTGGTCGATTTGGTAATGCCTTGACAGTTTTTGACCGCCAAGCTCCACCAATTGCATTCGCTACCGCCACTAATGCAACCTGTGAGGCAGGAACAAGCACTGCTGGTGACGACGGAAAAATCACGATATATAATTTTGTCACCGGCGACCGATTCCAATACAGCACCGGTACAACTTTCAATGCAGCCACCGCTTCAGCCATCATGGATATTCCCACCGATGGTATAATTGTCAATGACCTACCAAATGCGACCCAAAGCTATACGGTCAGAATTAGCAATACCAATGGCTGCAGCATTGACCGTGTCGTTTATTTATTTGAAAGTAGTTGTTGTATTAACCATGCTTTCCTAGAAGACTTTAAAGATGGGACTCGCGGGGTGAATAACCTGAATGGTGCTACAGGCGTGGCGGTCAGTCCAGACGGAAAACAGGTGTATGTGGTTAGTTCTAGTGACCATGCCTTGACGGTTTTTGACCGCGATGCGGGTACCGGGCTGCTAAGTTTTAAACAAGACTTTAAAGATGGGACTGGAGAGGTGAATAACCTGAACGCTGCTGTTGGCGTTTCGGTCAGTCCAGACGGTAAGAATGTGTATGTGGTTAGTTTTTTTGACGATGCCTTGACGGTTTTTGACCGCGATTTAGTCACAGGTGGCCTAATGTTTAAAGAAGACTTTAAAGATGGAATTGGCGAGGTGAAAAACTTAGATGGTGCTCAAGGCGTGGCGGTCAGTCCCGATGGAAAACAGGTGTATGTGGTTAGTGGGCTTGACGATGCCTTGACGGTTTTTAACCGCAATGTGCTTACTGGGGAACTAAGTTTTAAACAAGACTTTAAAGATAATACTCGTGGGGCTAATAACTTAGATGGTGCTTTTGGCGTGTCGGTCAGTCCCGACGGAAAACAGGTGTATGTGGTTGCTCAAACTGACGATGCCTTGACGATTTTTGACCGGGATGCAGTTACAGGTGACCTAAGTTTTAAACAAGACTTTAAAGATGAGGTGGACGGAGTGAATAACTTGGAGGGTGCTAGAGGCGTGTCGGTTAGTCCAGATGGAAAACAGGTGTATGTAGTTAGTGCTAATGACGATGCCTTGACGGTTTTTGACCGGGATGCAGGTAGTGGCGAGCTAAGCTTTAAAGAAGACTTTATAGATGGGACAGACGGAGTAAATAATCTGAATGGTGCTGTTGTCGTGTCAGTCAGTCAAGATGGGAAACGGGTTTATTTGGTTAGTTTTATTGACGGTGCCTTGACTGTTTTTGAACGCAATGCGGGTACTGGAGACCTAACGTTTAAAGAAGACTTTAAAGATGGAATTGGCGAGGTGAAAAACTTAGATGGTGCTCAAGGCGTGGCGGTCAGTCCCGATGGGAAAAATGTGTATGTGGTTAGTTTCGGTGACGATGCCTTGACGGTTTTTGACCGCCAAGCCCCACCAATTGCATTCGCTACCACCACTAATGCAAGCTGTGAGGCAGGAACAAGCACCGCCAATGACGACGGAAAAATCACGATTTATAATTTTTCCGCTGGCGACCGATTCCAATACAGCACCGGGACGACTTTTAATGCAGCCACCGCTTCTGCCATCATGGATATTCCCACCGATGGTGTAATTGTCAATGACCTACCAAATGAGACCCAAAGCTACACGGTCAGAATTAGCAATGCCAATGTCTGTAGCATCGACCGAGTTGTTTATTTATTTGAAAGCAATTGTTGTATTAACCATGCTTTCCAAGAAGACTTTATAGACGGGACTGGCGGGGTGAATAATCTGGATGGTGCTACAGGCGTGGCGGTCAGTCCAGACGGAAAGAATGTGTATGTGGCTAGTGTTAATGACGATGCCTTGACAGTTTTTGACCGCAATGTGCTTACCGGGGGACTGAGTTTTAAACAAGACTTTAAAGACGGGACTGGCGAAGTAAATAACTTGAATGGTGCTAGAGGCCTGGCGGTCAGTCCAGATGGAAAACAGGTGTATGTGGTTAGTTCTATTGACGCATCCTTGACGGTTTTTGACCGCGATGGTCTTACCGGGGCACTAAGTTTTAAACAAGATTTTAAAGATGCGGTCGGCAGGGTGAATAACCTGAGAGGTGCTGGGGGCGTGGCGGTCAGTCCAGATGGAAAACAGGTGTATGTGGTTAGTTATACGGACGATGCTTTGACGGTTTTTGATCGCGATGTGCTTACTGGAGACCTAAGGTTTAAAGAAGACTTTATAGATGAGACTCGCGGGGCTAATAACCTGAATGGTGCTATTGGCGTGTCGGTCAGTCCGGACGGAAAACAGGTGTATGTGGTTAGTGAGCTTGACCATGCCTTGACGGTTTTTGACCGCAATGTGCTTACCGGGGGACTAAGTTTTAAACAAGATTTTAAAGATGGGTCTGGAGAGGTGAATAACCTGAATGGTGCTGGCAGCGTGGTGGTCAGTCCCGACGGAAAACAGGTTTATGTAGTTAGTGTTAATGACGACGCCTTGACGGTTTTTGACCGCGATGTGGGTACTGGAGTCCTAACGTTTAAAGAAGACTTTATAGATGGAATTGGCGAGGTTAAAAATCTGAATGGTCTTAGGAGCGTGGCGGTCAGTCAAGACGGAAAACAGGTGTATGTAGTTAGTGCTAATGACGCATCCTTGACGGTTTTTGAACGCGATGCGGGTACTGGAGACCTAACGTTTAAAGAAGACTTTAAAGACGGGACCGGCGACGTAAATAACTTGAATAGTGCGAGAGGCGTGGTGGTCAGTCCAGACGGAAAAAATGTGTATGTGGTTAGTTTGGTTGACGATGCCTTGACGGTTTTTGACCGCCAAGCCTCAGCAAATGCAGGTACACCAACTAATATAGCTGTTTGTGATAATGTTACAACTGCTATTAATTTATTTGAGCAATTAGCTGGGGAAGATGCAGGCGGTACTTGGTCTCGCAAATCAGGTACGGGGGGTACTTTTGTGGCAGAAACAGGCATGTTCACACCTGAGAAAGGTGCAAGCACATCAACCTTCAGCTATACCGTATCCGGCTGTCCCGATGCAACGGCTGATGTGGTGGTTACGGTTAATCCCAGCAGTTTTACCTCAGGGACAGCGGTTAATCCGACCACTTGCGGCGGGACGGATGGTAGCATTACATTCACCACAGCCTTAGCTGATGGTACGTACTCGCTTTCGTTCACCACCACAGGCACAACGAGCCCGCAGGATGTAACAGTAAGCAGCGGGGCATTTACATTGAACGGTTTATCCGCCGGAGCTTACTCCAACTTTTCAATTACATATGCTGGCTGTGCCGGAACGGATCTTAGCAATCAAGTTTTAAGCGACCCTCCAACACCCGTAGTTTCAGCTTCTTTTGTGAGCCCGTTTTGCCAAGGTAGCTCACTAGAACTAACTTCTTCAGTTTCAGGAACCACTGCAACAGCAGTTTATGATTGGAGCGGCCCAGGTGGTTTTAGCTCCAGTGACCCGAACCCCGTGGTAACAAGTCCTATTGACGGCATTTATACCTTGACTGTAACAGCAGCTGGATGTACATCCTCGGCAGTAACGCCATCAATCTCACCAATACCTCCCTTTTCCTTAACCAATCGAATTCCCTCAGCATTCAATGACATTTACGGCTGCGAAAATGCCTTAACGGTAATTGGCCTTGACATTGAAAATGCCGACGAATATACCTATCAATGGCAGCAAAGCACAAGAGGAGCATTCGCAGACTTATCGGAATCTTCACCTTATAGTCAGGTTACTAATGATACCTTGGAAATCAACCCAACAAGTTTGTCCATGGATGGCTATCAATACAGAGCACTTATTTCTAATGGCTGTGAAACCGTGATTTCTGATACGTTTAATCTAAAAGTTGGGGCTACGCCAATGATTATGCTTCAGCCTGTAAGTCAAATAGTTTGCCCAACTAGTGAGGCGATTCTGGAAGTGGATGTAAACGGAGCAGGCGTTTCTTTCCAATGGCAAATAGACAACGGTAGTGGTTTTGTGAATGTCAGTGGTTCGGAATATTTCGGTGCGAATAGCAAAAAGCTGATCATCAGTAATTTTGACTATGGCAAAAGTGGCAAAGCTTTCAGGTGTTTGGTTTTCACATCTTGTTTCCAAATCCCATCAGACCCCGCCACCATTACCATCAACACTGATGTAACGATATTAGCCCAACCCATGAGTCAAACGGTTTGCGAATTTGGAACTGCCATTTTCACGGCTCAAGCTGTTAAACTTTCGGCAGGAACATTGACTTATCAGTGGCAGAGAAAAAGCGGAATAGGAGTTTGGACGAATATAAATACTGGCGGAAGATACACCGTAAACGGCAACCAACTAAGTATTGCCAATGCCCCCGCCTCTTGGGATGGAGCAGAATTCCGCTGCTTAATGAATGATTATTGCCAAACGATACCAAAAACGCTCAATGTCATTCCAGTAGCCCATGTCACCCAAAACCCTGTCAACCAAGAAATATGCGTGGGTAATAATGCAGGTTTCTCAATAACCGCAGCAGGTGAAGGCTTGACTTATAGATGGCAGGTGAATAGCGGCTCAGGTTTTGTGAATCTTACGGATGGAGGCATTTACCAGGGAGCAACCTCAGCTAATTTAAGTCTGAGTTTTCCTTCTGTGACTGTCAATAATTACCAATACCGCTGTGTGGTTTCAGGAACAAGTACTTGTGATTTGGTGGCGGATACTTCTGCTGTGGCTAGTATAAGTGTAGGTGTTTCCGCTGAAGCTCAGACCGTCTTTTATAATTCTCCAATTAGTAATGACGATGGCGTTACCCAAGCGGTAGGCTACATCTTAGGTATCAATGACATCTTAGCACCGAATGGAAAAGCAGAGTTTAGAGCTGGAAATTCCATTCAACTAATGCCAGGTTTTGAAGCTCAGGCAGGAGCAGTTTTTACGGCCAAAATTCAGAACCCTTGTCAAGTAGTGAGTACGAGTTTTGATGTTGGAGGTAGTAAGATTCCGAAAGAGAAAGTGAAGTAA
- a CDS encoding LytTr DNA-binding domain-containing protein, which produces MKENINITEIMYLEADANYTILHFKSGEKIISGYHLAYHEQQLAEQILLVRPNRKYAVNIDFISECKQDVLRVNQLKIPISRRRKETVRILISKYQVA; this is translated from the coding sequence ATGAAAGAAAACATAAATATCACTGAAATCATGTACCTAGAAGCAGATGCAAACTACACCATCTTGCATTTTAAAAGTGGTGAAAAAATCATATCCGGCTACCATTTAGCGTATCATGAACAGCAGCTCGCAGAGCAAATTCTTTTGGTACGACCCAATAGGAAATATGCCGTAAACATTGATTTCATTAGCGAATGTAAACAAGATGTTTTGCGTGTAAATCAGCTTAAAATTCCCATCAGTCGGCGACGAAAAGAAACGGTTAGAATTCTAATTTCCAAATACCAAGTTGCCTAA